A stretch of the Deltaproteobacteria bacterium genome encodes the following:
- a CDS encoding DUF4145 domain-containing protein — protein sequence MLVECIRCKARVNADELANFIGFDNEVEFDVRYAFLKCPSCETPLLIYQWRPEEGQPWDSPKRLYPPIRRLSSQIPNELRRSFREAIRCQESGHYLATALMCRRTLEGICAHHLGTVRNLSTSLKELHKKNVIDDRLFEWASALRDDGNLAAHDMNARISHEDAEDLVDFSEAILDYVFVLRDRFETYKGRRAKRGKKSGAKTARTRKPGA from the coding sequence TTCGACAACGAGGTCGAGTTCGACGTTCGCTACGCGTTCCTCAAATGTCCTTCATGCGAGACGCCGCTGCTCATCTATCAATGGCGCCCAGAAGAAGGACAACCGTGGGACTCCCCGAAGCGCCTGTATCCTCCGATTCGACGGCTGAGCTCCCAAATTCCAAATGAACTCCGACGCTCCTTCAGGGAGGCCATCCGATGTCAAGAATCTGGCCACTACCTCGCGACTGCGCTTATGTGTCGCCGGACGCTCGAGGGCATCTGCGCGCATCACCTCGGGACGGTTCGGAATCTCTCCACTAGTCTCAAGGAACTGCACAAGAAGAACGTCATCGACGACAGGCTTTTCGAATGGGCAAGCGCGCTACGGGATGATGGCAATCTCGCCGCCCACGACATGAACGCTCGCATCAGCCACGAAGACGCCGAGGACTTGGTAGATTTTTCCGAGGCGATTCTTGACTACGTGTTCGTGCTCCGTGATCGCTTCGAGACCTACAAGGGTCGGCGGGCAAAGCGCGGCAAGAAGAGCGGCGCCAAGACTGCGCGCACCAGGAAACCGGGAGCCTAA